In Holophagaceae bacterium, the sequence ACCAACCAGAAAGGCGAGCCCTGGGCCATACTCCAGATCGAGGATGTGACCAGCAAGCTTGAAGTGCTGCTCATGGCCGGCCTTTTCAACTCCCAAACGAAGCTCCGCAGCCGCCCTTTCGACACCTACCGCCACCTCTGCCTGCCGGACGCCCTGCTGCGCATCACCGGCGAACTGAAGATCGAGACCATCACCAGCAATGATGAGGAAGAAGAGGACCGCACGGTGCTCAAGGTGTTCGCCACCAGCCTGGAGGATCTGGAGGGCTACCAGGGCAAAGGCTTCAGCGGCGCGGTGGTGCGCCTCCCCCCGGGCGAGTGCCCGTCCAACCTTTGGCCCCTGCTGAAGCAATACGATGGCGACCTGCCGGTGCACTTCGAATACCGGAGCGCCCAGGGGCTTGTGGCCCGGGTGAGGGCGGGAAGCGAGATCCGGCTCCGTTTCGATGCGGACCTGGCGGAACGGCTGGCGAAGGAAACCGGGTGTGGGCTGGGCTGGACGTATTGATGAGCTGTGAGCTATGAGCCATGAGCCATGAGCTTCTTGGGGATGCGGCCGCAGGCCGCGACCTTACTGAAGGAGCGCCGGAGGCGCCTCCAGATTAGCTGATAGCCGATAGCTGATAGCCCTCCGCCCATATCCCCTCCAAAGAAATACCTATTGCATTTCGTTTAACCCCCGCATACTGGAAAGAAGTTCGCATTCGCGGGCCCGTACGCAACAGCATCGCCTCCTTGCCTGGAAGGGACGACGCACCACCCAATCCAGGAAGAAGAAATAGGAAGCAGTCATGGCACAAGGCACCGTCAAATGGTTCAACGCAGAAAAGGGCTTCGGCTTCATCACTCCTGATGAAGGCGGCGCAGACCTTTTCGTGCACCACTCCGCAATCGAAACCACGGGTTTCCGCACCCTGGATGAGAATCAGCGCGTCAGCTTCAACGTCGGCCAGGGCCAGAAGGGCCCCCAGGCCACCAACGTCCAGAAGATCTGAAGCCAATCGGATCGTACCGTTCAAAATAGATCGGCCCCTTCATCGGGGCCGATTTTTTAGTGTCCGTTACGCCTTGGCCACGCTTCTCTGGCCAAGACGTTACGGACACTTATGTCGGCCAAGAGGGCCGAAGCGTTGGGTGGTACTCCGCACAGAATCGAAGATATTGCGGAAGCAGATACCGGTCACAGGCCGACGCGATGGATGGTGGACCGAGGAAAATCGAAGGCATAACGCAACAAGTAGCCGCCAGCCTTGTTCTGCCCAAGACGTTACTGCCCCTTATGTCGGCCAAGACGTTCCAGAAGGCGGGTGGTCCTCTACGCCAAGTCGAAGTCCGTGCAGTACCCAATACCGATCACAGGCCGACGCGATGGATGGTGGCCCGAGGCACATCGAAGGCATAAAACAACAAGTAGCAACAGACAGCGTTCCTCTGGCCAAGACGTTACGGACACTTATGTCGGCCTAAGACATCTCAAGCGACCATAACTTGGTTCCTTGATACAGAAGGTATCGGGTAAGAGGGAGATCATCTTTAACGAGCACTATTGAAATTATTGGGCCTCGATCGCAGATTTTTCAGCCTTTAGGAGCATGCTTCGGATTTCAGAGTTCTTCGCCTGGCTTGAAGGGCGTTGACCGCGGAAGTTTACAGCCAGTGGATTGGCACCAGCCATTAGTAGTGCCTGGGTGATCTGAGGGAAATTCCCCCTTGCCGCGTAGTGAAGCGGAGTCTCATCAAACTTGTCCTTCACGTTGGGGTCGGCGTGTCGATGGACTACAACCAAGATAAGCCCTGCCACCGAATCAGCATATTTGGATTCAATTGTCAGGGTAGCCGCCAACCTGTGCAGTGGGTACATACCATAGTCACCCTCCCAGCGACTCTGAAGATTGAAATTTGGTGCTCCCAGAAGAATTTGAAGAAAACATTCCGGGACCATAATCCAGCTGCTCGAACTAAGAGCCTCAAGTAAGGGGGTTCGCCCCCTTGGATCGTATTGATTGAGGTCAACCTTTTCGTCGATCAGCTTCTTTAGTGCTTCATGGTCGAGCCATGTCAAGGCACGCATAATTCTCATGACCTGCTGATCTTCAGGTTGGATATCGGGGACATTCCGGCTTCTTAAGAGTGGGATCAGGCCATCAGATTTACGGAGATAGGCCAGTTCAATGGATGAGTATCCGTCGAGCTTACTGTGAGGATCAAGTCCTCTATCCAGAAGGGTTGACATCAGTAGTTTGTCGTTGGAGAAAATAGCCATGAACAGCTCGTCTTTATGACCTGATAATCGGGCCCCCTTAGAGAATAGGTAGCTTATGATTCCGCGGGCTTTTTCTCTTTCTGGGGCCTCTTTGGTGAAGCCAAACGTGGCGATCGCGACTGTAATGGGACGATTTTCCCCCTTGGGTGCAATATTCGGATCAGCGCCTTGCCTGATGGCGATTTGCACACCTTTCAGATCCGAATTTTCGATGGCCGACATAAGAAGGCGAGTCGCCTCTTCCGGTGGAGTCTCGCTTCCACCCACTCCGGCGAAGGAGACTATTTGGACGACAGGGAGCACTGCCACGGCAATATGATGACGCATGTGGGGCCTCGCTTTGACAAGCATGACAACGCTATTCTCTCACCCAACAGCGCCTTAAACGCTCCCATGCCCCTTATTCACTTCACTCCCAACCCGTCAAAAAACCACCCACAGCCTGAACATCAGGCTATGGGTGGTTTTGCTTAGAAAGTTTGTTTTTTACTGCGTGACCGCGAAAGCCACTCTGTCGTCCCTCACGCGGTCCGGATCCAGGATCTTGATGGTCGCGCTGGAGCGGTCGGCGGCGTAGGAGATGGAATAGTGCTGGTCCTTGATGAGGGAGCCCGGCACCACGTTGACCTTGCCGATCTTGGTGACGCCCAGGTCCGCGGCCTTGATGAGGACGACGGGTTCCGAGGGGCCGTCCAGCAACAGGTCCTTGTCGAAGCGCATGGACTTGGCGTTGGCGCCCATGCGGTTCTTGGAGAAGAAGGGGATGACGACGACGCCATCCTGCTCGAGCTTGGCCTGCTCGCCCACGATGTAGTGCATGGAATTGAGCTTGGCTTTCTGCCGCTCGCTGAGCGTATTCAGGGCGGCCACCTGGTCCATGAGGCCGGTCTTCTCCTGGCGCAGAGCCGTGATGTCGGCCTCAACACGCTGCTTCTCGATGTTCAGGCTGTCCAATTGCTTGGCGAGCTCCTGCCCCTTCTTGATGGCCTCGTCGCGCTCGCCCTCGGTCTTCACCTTGGCCAGCTTGATGGATTCGGTGGGCGAGAGGGGCGCGTGGCCCTGGCTCACGCTCGTGCCGTACTTCCCGTTGACGTAGAAGTGGTAGACCTCCCAACCGGGCTCCAGCTTTTCCAGGATGTTGGCCTTGGCGACCAGATCCTTCGCCTTTTCGGCGTTCACGCCGCGGTGGCGCAGGAAGGCCATGGCCATGGCGTAGTGGTTGTCCCCATCCTTGGCCAGCTCGGGCTTGGGCAGCAGGGCGCGCAGGCTGTTGACCTTCTTGTTGAGCTCGCTGATCTCCTGGTCCTTGTCCAGGATGGCCTGGAGCAGATCGCCGGTGCTGGTGCCCTTTTCAGCCTTCAGGCGCGTTTCCAGCAGGGCCTTCTGGTCGGGCGTCAGCTGCATGGTTTCCGGATTGGGTTTCACGTCCTTGACACCCGCCTGGGCGAGCTGTTGTTGCTGCTGCTGGCCCGCCTGCTGGACCTGGGTCTGGAGGCCCTGAGCCTGTTCGGCTTTCTGGGCCATGTCCTTCACTTGGGGGTCCTGCTTTCCGCAGGCCAGGACCAGCGTGAGCATGGCGGCCGCGAGGATCGTGCGGATCCTGGGATTGAGGGTTTCAGGTTTCATGGGATCTCCAAAAAAGGTGGGGGTGGCTTGAACACTTTCAAGTATGTCCATTGTCCTACATCGGTCCGGAATTACAGCAAAAAGCCCTGTTTTGGACGGATCAGCGGATCAAATGCATGGGCGAACTGGACGGAAAGATCGCTCTGACAAGGTTGTGACAGAGTGCCGACACGCCCAGGAGCGTGTCTTAAAATTCCCCCGTGCCGCGCTGGGAGCGCCGGGCGAGCAGGGCAAGGCAGCCGACCACGGCGTATCCGCCCATACGCCACGGAGGGTAACGCAGCCCTACGAAGGCCGCCGCCCCAGCCCGAAGGGACGGGGCCAGCCGCGCGCATCGCGGCGTCACGGGCCTTGAGCGTATGACCGATACGCCGCTGCGGCCCGTTCCTTACGCTGCATCGCGGCTGACCTCCGTCGCGGCGCGGGGGAATTTTAAGACACGCTCTAAGACCCGGACGAATCCAAGAAACGCTAGACTGAAGCCTGGAGCCGCCATGTCCAAAACCGTCCGCATCGCCAATGGCCAGGGATTCTGGGGAGACAGCATCGACGCGCCGGTGCGGCTCGTGGAGTACGGGAAGATCGACTACTTGACGCTGGACTATCTCGCCGAAGTCACGCTTTCCATCATGCAGAAGCAGAAGCGGAAGAACCCGAGCCAAGGCTACGCCACGGATTTCGTGGACCTGATGGCGCGCACGCTGCCGATGCTCAAGCAGAAGGGCATCAAGGTCCTCGCCAATGCGGGCGGCGTGAATCCCGAGGCCTGCCGGGCGGCCATCATGGAAGTGGCGAAAAAGCTCGGTGTCACGGGCCTCAAGATCGCCACGGTGACCGGCGACGATGTGTTGGGCCGGCTGGAGGAATTCAAAGCGAAGGGCCTGAAGCTCGCCAACATGGACACCGGCGAAGGACTCTTCGATGCGGAGCGCGACATCATCAGCGCCAATGTCTACCTGCAGACCCAAGCCATGGTGGACGCCCTGGCCACCGGCGCGGACATCGTGCTGACGGGCCGCTGCACGGATCCCGGCCTGACGCTGGCGCCGCTGATCCACGAATTCGGCTGGGCCGCCGATGACTGGGACCGCCTCGCCGCGGGCACCATCGCGGGCCATATCCTGGAATGCGGGGCCCAGGCCACCGGCGGGAATTTCTCGCGGTGGTGGGAAGTCCCGGATCTGTGGAAGGTCGGTTATCCCATCGCCGAGGTGAGCGAGGACGGAACCTTTGTCGTGACCAAGCCTGAAGGCAGCGGCGGCATGGTCACCGTGGACACCGTCAGCGAACAACTGGTCTACGAGATGGG encodes:
- a CDS encoding cold-shock protein, which codes for MAQGTVKWFNAEKGFGFITPDEGGADLFVHHSAIETTGFRTLDENQRVSFNVGQGQKGPQATNVQKI
- a CDS encoding ankyrin repeat domain-containing protein, yielding MSAIENSDLKGVQIAIRQGADPNIAPKGENRPITVAIATFGFTKEAPEREKARGIISYLFSKGARLSGHKDELFMAIFSNDKLLMSTLLDRGLDPHSKLDGYSSIELAYLRKSDGLIPLLRSRNVPDIQPEDQQVMRIMRALTWLDHEALKKLIDEKVDLNQYDPRGRTPLLEALSSSSWIMVPECFLQILLGAPNFNLQSRWEGDYGMYPLHRLAATLTIESKYADSVAGLILVVVHRHADPNVKDKFDETPLHYAARGNFPQITQALLMAGANPLAVNFRGQRPSSQAKNSEIRSMLLKAEKSAIEAQ
- a CDS encoding DUF1446 domain-containing protein, producing MSKTVRIANGQGFWGDSIDAPVRLVEYGKIDYLTLDYLAEVTLSIMQKQKRKNPSQGYATDFVDLMARTLPMLKQKGIKVLANAGGVNPEACRAAIMEVAKKLGVTGLKIATVTGDDVLGRLEEFKAKGLKLANMDTGEGLFDAERDIISANVYLQTQAMVDALATGADIVLTGRCTDPGLTLAPLIHEFGWAADDWDRLAAGTIAGHILECGAQATGGNFSRWWEVPDLWKVGYPIAEVSEDGTFVVTKPEGSGGMVTVDTVSEQLVYEMGDPKAYLTPDVVADFSSIQLRQAGPDRVAVSGIKGGPRTPFLKVSGAYLKGYKATGQLTLCGPKALEKAQLCADIVWKRLEAAGCVYEHTDAEYLGSSTVHKGIAFEPPEPAEIVLRLSVKDSDKKKVERFGRELAPLVTAGPAGVTGFAGGRPKAAEIVAYWPALIPREEITWKVSAEEV